In one Leptospira fletcheri genomic region, the following are encoded:
- a CDS encoding SpoIIE family protein phosphatase translates to MELFTILKEDILLNYYSFGSLLAFLTVFLASLFFLFLKGRSSSTRHLALGALFLSFLWLGYFIAAMIYHPMAAYHRWMTVGFIFPAILHLGQFIARYPEDTNPKVSRSLLIGMYVVAIAATALFFYTTWNAPKKYHFTAHHWDFNAEKVSRAIALIIGAFVLTSFLVIPVWKMIITKGRVRFAIAAFMVSMLVGGVIPALTNIMSRDGVMERSTFLTSIVLLITLAIFLILVMFLNFSEEKTTFMIKIVGITFVTVMLIMQALVFISDQDKETEYDTKSIVNMERVLEGGQKTPEMEYIVNWEGGENPVDYSKYNKAFDLRLPQLETDFRNTELFERIKSLPDKNFRSNLVKVLGQGHEYFQGYRKSIEDYLEKNPTANDKELKSNLFKFLISLNRNVFVASNKLDYIFPIDFCQEGKNYLRGSAADVSHFRDYILSKWKECTLEGKDLLPGELKSEVLLYLRPFQPALSRHYRKSLDEHQHFVAYIHYDAERDLTSELGYSYRGYREFMHPTAVKQTVILGVVLVVILFVFPLFFRQSLVTPLNRLLSGVEKVNEGSLNVEVPVEVKDEIGFLSDSFNSMVSSIRQARGELQDYAEHLADKVRERTRELSEKMEELQRLKVQQDGDYFLTSLLAKPLFYDANKSVKVKTDFILHQKKQFEFRGKRADLGGDICVTGNLRLGKDHNYKRYAFAMNGDAMGKSMQGAGGSLVMGVVVNSILARSAANDRVLDMTPEQWLTETYLETQSVFKSFNGSMVISGTFLLVEEETGKVWYFNAEHPFSVLYRDGRAGFLESSLTLRKIGLDSEYEFKVLKTNLEPGDVIIIGSDGKDDLDLTPEREVRTINEDEMLFLQFVEKGNGDLVRIEEEIREYGELTDDLSLLRIEYNPAGQNHEEEQGPSGTEDWKYIYKKAREDYQDGKAEDAIKALDSLYKNDPENTKVTKLLGLLSFKGKNYVKAVEVLNKYLGSDPDLVEYWYYLSLANRRIGHMDDAILAAKKMENLQPDNGNNLVNLSDLYRQTEQFELAMEYARKALEMDPNNENAMKLVRLIQRDRSEG, encoded by the coding sequence GAAGCCTTTTGGCTTTCTTAACGGTCTTTCTCGCCTCCTTATTTTTCCTTTTTTTAAAGGGCCGGTCCTCCAGTACTCGCCATCTCGCCTTAGGTGCCCTGTTTCTTTCTTTCCTTTGGTTGGGTTATTTTATCGCGGCGATGATCTATCATCCTATGGCTGCATATCACCGTTGGATGACCGTCGGTTTTATCTTTCCGGCGATTTTGCATCTAGGACAGTTCATTGCCAGGTATCCGGAAGATACGAATCCGAAAGTTTCCAGGTCTCTTTTGATCGGCATGTATGTCGTCGCGATCGCGGCCACAGCCCTGTTTTTTTATACTACTTGGAACGCTCCCAAAAAGTATCACTTTACCGCTCATCATTGGGACTTTAACGCAGAAAAAGTTTCCCGAGCGATCGCGTTAATCATCGGTGCCTTCGTCCTCACATCCTTTTTGGTAATTCCCGTGTGGAAGATGATTATAACGAAAGGGCGGGTGAGATTCGCCATTGCAGCTTTCATGGTGTCCATGCTGGTCGGCGGGGTGATTCCGGCTCTGACCAATATCATGAGCAGGGATGGCGTGATGGAACGTTCCACATTTTTGACTTCCATCGTTCTATTGATTACGCTGGCAATTTTTTTGATTCTGGTAATGTTCCTGAATTTCAGCGAGGAAAAGACCACGTTCATGATCAAGATCGTCGGGATCACTTTCGTAACGGTGATGCTGATCATGCAGGCGTTGGTTTTCATCTCCGATCAGGACAAGGAGACGGAATACGATACCAAAAGCATCGTGAATATGGAAAGGGTGCTGGAGGGAGGGCAGAAAACCCCGGAAATGGAATACATAGTCAACTGGGAAGGCGGAGAAAATCCGGTAGATTATTCCAAATATAACAAAGCATTCGATCTAAGACTTCCTCAGCTGGAGACGGACTTCAGAAATACGGAACTGTTCGAAAGGATCAAAAGTCTTCCGGATAAGAATTTTAGAAGCAACCTCGTCAAGGTCCTGGGCCAAGGCCACGAATACTTCCAAGGGTACCGGAAATCAATAGAAGATTACCTGGAAAAAAATCCTACGGCAAACGATAAGGAATTAAAATCGAATCTCTTTAAATTCCTAATTTCTTTAAATCGGAATGTGTTCGTCGCATCGAATAAGTTGGATTATATCTTTCCGATCGATTTTTGTCAGGAAGGAAAAAACTATCTAAGGGGGTCCGCAGCGGACGTATCCCATTTTCGGGATTATATCCTTTCGAAGTGGAAAGAATGTACGTTGGAAGGAAAAGACCTTCTTCCCGGAGAATTAAAATCGGAAGTTCTACTCTATTTAAGACCCTTCCAGCCGGCTTTGAGTAGACATTATCGTAAGAGTCTGGACGAACACCAACATTTCGTGGCCTATATTCATTATGATGCGGAAAGGGATCTTACCAGCGAGTTAGGATATTCGTATCGGGGATATCGGGAATTCATGCATCCCACCGCGGTAAAGCAAACCGTCATTTTGGGCGTCGTTTTGGTCGTGATTCTTTTCGTTTTTCCGTTATTCTTTCGACAAAGTTTGGTTACTCCTTTGAACCGACTTTTGAGCGGAGTGGAAAAGGTAAACGAAGGTAGTTTAAACGTCGAAGTACCTGTTGAAGTAAAGGACGAAATCGGATTCCTTTCGGACTCTTTCAACAGTATGGTAAGCTCGATTCGCCAAGCGAGAGGAGAACTCCAGGATTATGCAGAACACCTCGCCGATAAGGTTCGAGAAAGGACCCGGGAATTATCCGAAAAAATGGAAGAGCTGCAAAGGCTCAAAGTACAACAGGACGGGGATTATTTTCTCACCTCCTTGCTGGCCAAACCTCTGTTTTATGACGCGAATAAGTCCGTAAAGGTAAAGACCGATTTCATTTTGCACCAAAAGAAGCAGTTCGAATTCAGAGGAAAGCGAGCGGATCTCGGCGGAGATATCTGCGTTACCGGCAACCTGAGATTAGGAAAGGATCATAATTATAAGCGGTATGCCTTTGCGATGAACGGTGACGCTATGGGAAAATCCATGCAGGGAGCGGGAGGTTCTCTCGTCATGGGAGTCGTCGTGAATTCGATATTGGCTCGTTCGGCGGCCAACGATCGTGTTTTGGATATGACTCCGGAGCAATGGTTAACCGAAACGTACCTGGAGACTCAGTCCGTATTTAAGTCTTTCAACGGTTCCATGGTTATTTCGGGAACGTTTCTCTTAGTGGAGGAAGAGACCGGAAAAGTCTGGTATTTTAATGCAGAACACCCCTTTTCCGTTTTGTACCGTGACGGCCGCGCAGGATTCCTAGAAAGCAGTTTAACTTTAAGAAAAATCGGGCTGGATTCCGAATATGAATTCAAGGTTCTAAAAACGAATTTAGAGCCGGGAGACGTAATCATCATAGGCTCGGACGGTAAAGACGACCTGGATTTGACGCCTGAAAGGGAAGTGCGAACGATCAACGAAGACGAAATGCTCTTCTTGCAATTCGTCGAAAAAGGAAACGGGGATCTGGTACGAATAGAGGAGGAGATCCGGGAATATGGAGAATTGACGGACGATCTCTCCTTACTTCGCATAGAATACAATCCCGCCGGGCAGAATCATGAAGAAGAGCAAGGTCCCTCGGGAACCGAAGATTGGAAATACATCTACAAAAAGGCCAGAGAAGATTATCAAGATGGGAAAGCCGAGGACGCGATCAAGGCCTTGGATTCCCTCTATAAAAACGATCCGGAAAATACGAAGGTAACCAAACTCTTGGGGCTACTCAGTTTCAAGGGTAAGAATTACGTAAAAGCGGTCGAGGTTTTGAACAAATATTTGGGTTCGGATCCGGATCTTGTGGAATACTGGTACTATTTGTCCTTGGCGAATCGCAGAATCGGACATATGGACGACGCGATTTTGGCCGCGAAAAAAATGGAGAACCTACAACCGGACAACGGCAATAATTTGGTTAATTTGTCCGACTTATACAGACAGACAGAGCAATTCGAATTGGCGATGGAATACGCCCGAAAAGCTTTAGAAATGGATCCGAACAACGAAAATGCGATGAAGCTGGTCAGGCTTATTCAGAGAGACCGCTCGGAAGGTTAA